One window from the genome of Kiloniellales bacterium encodes:
- the rpsG gene encoding 30S ribosomal protein S7, which produces MPRRHRAEKREVLPDAKFGDVVLTKFMNSLMLDGKKSVAEGIVYSAFDRIQQRSSQDPIRVFHEALGNVKPDLEVRSRRVGGATYQVPVEVRSERAQALGIRWLIGAARGRSEKTMSERLAGELMDASNNRGTAVKKREDTHRMAEANKAFSHYRW; this is translated from the coding sequence ATGCCCCGTCGTCACCGCGCCGAGAAGCGGGAAGTCCTGCCGGACGCCAAGTTCGGCGACGTCGTCCTCACCAAGTTCATGAACAGCCTCATGCTCGACGGCAAGAAGTCGGTCGCCGAGGGAATCGTCTACAGCGCCTTCGACCGCATCCAGCAGCGCTCGAGCCAGGACCCGATCCGGGTCTTCCACGAGGCGCTGGGCAACGTGAAGCCGGACCTGGAGGTGCGCTCGCGCCGCGTCGGCGGCGCGACCTACCAGGTGCCGGTCGAGGTGCGCTCCGAACGGGCCCAGGCGCTCGGCATCCGCTGGCTCATCGGGGCCGCGCGCGGGCGCTCGGAGAAGACCATGTCGGAGCGCCTGGCCGGCGAGCTGATGGACGCTTCGAACAACCGCGGCACGGCGGTCAAGAAGCGCGAAGACACCCACCGCATGGCGGAGGCCAACAAGGCCTTCTCGCACTACCGCTGGTAG